Genomic window (Daucus carota subsp. sativus chromosome 5, DH1 v3.0, whole genome shotgun sequence):
CCTACCAGATTGCATCTTTGCCCCTTACTTTCCACCTGAAGAGcttcaaaaatttataagtgtGCCCAAAATCTTTGGCGCAAGCAACGTAGCAAAGCTCTTGAACGAGGTCCTCCCTCATCAAAGAGAAGACACAGTGAGTTCTCTGTCCTACGAAGCTGAGGCAAGACTGAGAGATCCTGTTTACGGTTGCGTTGGTACTATTTCTATTCTGCAATTACAAGTTGAGCGGCTTCAAAAGGAACTCGACGAGGCTAATGCAGAATTGGTCAGTTATGCTTGAGGTCATTATCCTGATATCTGTGGCAGTGGTACTACTGCTGCACTGCCAGCAACTGGCGCGGTGCCTGTTAATCCTATGTGTGATTATACTTCGAATCCTCCACAAATAACAGGAGAAGCAGGAATCTGCAATTATTACCAAACACCTTCCTCTTTTTCATTTCCATGGAATGATACAAATGTTCCAGATCAAGGAGGAGCTGCCGGACAAGGACTTTGATTCAATTATTATAGAAGATATATGACTAATTACTTCTGGTTTCCGGGAGTAATGAATAAGTCGTAGCTGGTATTTGTACATACGGTCTTTCTAACGTGTGCCCAacggcacacaataagcacaaactCCTTATGGGAATGACCTATTTtaattgattggtggaattaGTGTAAATGCAGGGaccattaacatttattatctatctaccAATGAAAAACTAGTATTCTCATGAAATTTAGTGACTACTGTGTGCCTCTGGACACACCATAAAAAATTCGTTGTACATAAATAAGCTTGTTTGTTATATGTGTTAAttagttgagaatccgcgcattgcggcggcctataaaaaatatattaatgattaaaaatgaatatttgtaggataaaataatatttgtacaTTGTCACTTTCCTCCA
Coding sequences:
- the LOC108221195 gene encoding protein LATERAL ORGAN BOUNDARIES: MAASFNVVRYDYSPCAACKLLRRKCLPDCIFAPYFPPEELQKFISVPKIFGASNVAKLLNEVLPHQREDTVSSLSYEAEARLRDPVYGCVGTISILQLQVERLQKELDEANAELEKQESAIITKHLPLFHFHGMIQMFQIKEELPDKDFDSIIIEDI